GGACGAGAATTCTATGGGTAACACATCGGTGAGTTTGGTTTCGTCGAAGGGATCACGCATGAACTTGAGCGTATCGTTGGGCTCCAGCGCGAGGAACGCGGTAAAATCGCACAGCAGGCGGTTCTTGCGCGCAAGGGCCACTATGCCCGCTGTGTCGAGCGGCGGCTTCTTCGCGAACATGTCGCGCAGTTGCTCATTGGCGAGCATCGGCGGGATGGTCCAGTTCATCCGCGCGGAATCCTTCGTCAGTTGCACCGTGCGCTGATGAACGCGCGGCTGCGGATCGTTCGCGAGCCGCGCGGTGGCCGTGAAACGCAGACTGTCGGCCGCGCTGGTCTCGCCGAAGAAATAGCGCACCTTGCGGAAATCACCCGGCACGTGATCGACCTCGCGTAGCACGCGCAGTTCACCGCCTCCCCCGAGCACGGCCACCTCGAGGCGCATCGAGTCGATATCTGCGAAACCACTCGGCGTGACCATCTCGCACACGCGTGGCCATGTGTACTCGGACGCCGCGATGTACCGTCCACCAAGTGCGTCCGCAACACTGCGCAACAGCATGCCACTGCCGTAGTAGCGGACACCGGCATCGGTGATAAAGGGGGGCGTGTATGCTGCGGCGCGGAGCAGGTTCAGGGTTGTGAAACGCGGAAGCGGCCTGTGAAACTCCGCCGCATACTGCATAGCCATGGAGCTCGACACCTGAACGGAATACACCGTATCCGTATTGCTCAGAACATAAATGTGGTCACTGCCTTCTTCTTCGTGCACACGCCGCACCTCAGACAGTAACGTTGTAAGCATCGTGACGCCGCGTGCGGCACTGTTCAGTCCGAGTAACGGGACACCGACCGTGGCACGCAGAGCGCCATCCGCTCGGAAGCTCCACAGGCAACTGAGCACGATGAGGCCCGATCCGATTCGGCGCGAAATGACCTGTGCGCGGCCTGCGGTATCGACAAGTTCAGCAGTAATCCCATAGCCTGTGTCGTACGTTATGAAACCCCTCGACAGGTGATCTACAACCTCAGGAAACGCCGCTCCCAGATTCCCATTTTCTTTTCGAAAGAGTGGTACGACAGCATCTGAGTAGACCTTGGTAAACTTGACACTTGGCAGTAGCGGCTCTTCCATTCTCGGATCATGGTTTTCATCGATATACCATACCACGCGTCCACCGCGTTCGAGAAGTGCCGGAAGCAAGATTTTTAAGGAATCAGCCGATCCTCGGTGTTCATAGGATGCGATGACGTCAGACGACGGGACCCGCAGTGCATTATGAATATCTTTCGAAACATGCACGCGCGCGACGTTTTCAATTCCAGGGAATTGCCAACATATCGTAGAGTTCACGTCACAATACTCCACGAGGGGAAGCTGCTGCGCCGCGATTTCCGCGCCGTGTACACCGGCCGCGAACTGCGTCACGAGCGAATCGATAGCACTCGGCCGTGTCGGGATCCATCCGGCGCGCGCACGGGACACACGCCCTGCACCGGACACCAAAAGTGCGATACTGTCACGAGGATTGGTCGCGGACGTGAGAAACTCCCGTAACTCGGGAAGGAACGTCGAGTACTGCCTATCGTGCAAACCGCTGAGGTCCAATGCGAACAGACGTTTCTTCATCGAGGTGTCCGCTGGCGGCGAGAATATCGCTGTCGGATCGAACCCGTACTCGAACCACGACTGCTCGGTCTTTTTTACCGATGCGGATGTGAGGCGCGTGCCTTCGTCGAGCGCGGCGCGGAAGGACATCGTCATACTCTTGAGCGGGGTGACGTCGGGGATGTTGGTCACAAGGAACTTATAACCTCGCGTATCCGGGAGTGTGTCAAAGACAAGGCTCGGCACCTCGCTGATCGTCGGTGTGCCCCATGATCGGTCCACGGTGCGGAACATCACCTCCAGCGGTTTCACCGCCGCGTTGTTATCCAGCAGCATGCCCAAGGGAAGTTCTGCGCTGCCTGTGCTTCCCACATAGCGCGCGGGGACGAGGAAATTCATGCGGATGCGGCGCACGCGCCCGGAGATCAGCGGAAATATGTGCAGCTCGTACACGTCGCCCTTCTTCGCGAGGAACGCCGGATCGTGCAGAGAACTCGTGATGCTGTCGTATATCGCCCGCGCCTTCCACACGTCGAGCATGATGGCCTGCATCACGCTGTCGCCGATCCACAGCCACAGGTCGTTTACCACCGCATTCGCAGGGAGGCGGAATCGGTGGACGATCTCCACGTTCGGGTTGCTGCCGAAGGCGCCGTGGTCGCCGTAACTCAGGTACAGGGCCTGTTCCACGTAGGCCCCGTGTGGTTGCACCACGAGGGTCGCCTTATCGATGTAGCCCGGCTTCGAACCATGGGCCGTCGTTTTCGTTGTCAACTGCGCCTGCATCCCGCAGAACGCAACAAGGAACAGCATCGAACACCACAACGCGCGCATGCCTTACCCCCGAATTGTCCCGGGAAAACTACTGCTCCTCACGGCGCTATACAACACCGATGCGGTTGCGGGACAACGGGACAACGGGACAGCGGGACAGCGGGACAGCGGGTGAGGGGTTGAGGACTCCCGTCCTCCGTTTTTCCTGTGTTCATTTTTCACATGCGGATAATTCGGATGGGATATTGACTTATTTCATGCGGGTGTGTAGCTTCGGGTGCACTTTCCACAACCATCACGCGGGATGCTGCCTCCACCGAACGGCGGAGCGGCGGCGCGCATTTCATCTCACACATAAGCGGAGAAAGGGGCATGGCAGACATACATCCCAACATCGCTCTCGTGCAGAAGATGTACGAGTGTTTCAACAACAACGACATGGAGACCATCAAGCGCGAGGTGTTTGCACCTGATCTTGTGTGGAACCTCCCAGGGAGGCATCCCCTCTCCGGTACGAAACACGGAGCCGACGAGGTGCTCGCGTTCTTCTCGCAGCTCGTGAAGGCCAACATTCACGTGACGCTCGATCCCGCGAAGGATCCGGCAACGGGCGTCGACACGTTCGGCGACGACACGGTGGTGGAAGTGCACCGCGGCGCGGGATCGGCGAAGGTGACGGACGCGTCGGGCAAGACGTCGGAGGTGGTGCTCAACGCGCTCAATTGCACGCACTACAAGATCGTGAACGGACGCATCGCGAAGGTGCAGGTGTACATCAGCGACCAGCACACGGTGGACAACTTCTTCTGGGCGGTGTACAGCCTGAAGCCGATCCCCGGCCGTCTGGCGGACTGAGGACGGCGCCCATGGCTCTCATCACGGCAGACCTCGTCGGCGCCGCCTACGCGGCGCTCGCAAGCGGCGATCCCGCGCAGATCGCGCAGTACTGGGCCGAAGACCTTCGCTGGCTCGTGCCCGGCCACAACCAGCTCTCCGGCTGGAAGAACAGCCGCGACGAATTCGTCGCCTTCATGGCGAAGGTCGGCGCGCTCTCGGCGAACAGCTTTAACATGCAGCTCCTCGCCCTCATGACGGCCGATAATTTTTCAGCCGATGTGACGCACAACACCGGGCACCGCGCGGGCGAGCCCGGCCGTATCCTCGACATCGACGTCATCCACTGGCTCACCTGGCGCGACGGGATGGTGATCGAGGGACGCGGTGCCATCTTCGGCGACGGCACCGCGCAGTACGACGCGTTCTGGGCCTGAGGCCGTTCCGCTTGCGAAAAAGTCCCGTCGAGACGGGACTTTTTCTTATCCCGTCTGTAGGGCGCCACGCGATCAGCGCACTCCCCCACGACATCCTGCCCTGCACAACAGCGCGGGATAACTCTCGGCGGTGATTGGAGTGGCTCAGACCACCATCGCGCGACGACGGCACGGCGCAGGACGAGACGTCCCGGGCCTGACTCCACACCCCGGCCTGCCGTCAGTCCTCGCGGCCGGTGCGGAAATACCGCGTGTGTCCATCTCCGGAGCTGAGAAACAGCGCGCCGGATGGAAGCAGCTTCGCCGTGTACACGTCGTGCGGCACCCCGTGATAGGTGAGCACACATCTTCCGCTGCGCACATCCCAGAATCTCACCGTCTGGTCGTAGGAACCGGTCACCAGGTGGACACCGTCGGGCGAGAATCCCACCGCATAGCCGGGGCGGGCATGACCCCGCAGCGTGTGCCGGCGCTCCCCCGCGTGCGGATCCCACAGTTCCACGAGGGATCCGCTGAACACGGCAAGGTGCGCACCGTCGGCGCTCACCGCCAACTCCTGCAAGGCGCGCGCGCATCGCAGCGTTCGTAGTTCCCGAAGTGACGCCGCTTCCAGCACCTGGATCAGACCGTCGGAAAAACCGATGTACAGCAGAGAGCCATCCGGACTTGCCAGCACGCGAAAGGGCCTCCCGGACAGGCTCCGGACGGTGGGCGCAGCATCACTGTCGACCGGCCAGATGCGCAGCGTCGTGTCACCGACGGAAGCGAGGAAGCGGTCGCCGTTGACAAAAGAGACGCCATCGACGCGGCCCTTGTGACCCGCATACGCACGCAGTTCGCGCCCCGCCGTCAGGTCCCAGAGACGCACGACGCCGTCGAAACTCGCGGTGACGGCGAGGCGGCCGTCGCTGCTGATGTCGCCGCAGAGGCCGCTGCGCGCCCCGAGCCGTTTCACCTCCCTGCCCGACGCCGCATCGTACAGCACGAGGGACGTGTCGGAGCATGGCGCGAGAAACACGCGGCCGTCCTCTGTGAACGGGGTTTGCCAGGGTCCGAAATTGCATATTTCCCGGTGGCGCTCGAATGGTCGCGCGAGATCCCACAGCAGGATGTGTCCGCCGACAGAGGTTGAGAGCAGGCTGTCGCCACCCCGTGACCAGGCGAGGCCTGTCGCGGATGCTGTGTGACCGGTCAGCGCATGCGCGCGGGTGTAACCGTCCGTGTCGAACACGAGGACGCGTTCGTCCTCGCCCGTTGTCGCGAGGCGACGGCCATCCGGCGAGAAGCGGACGCATTTCACCGTCTTGGTATGTCCGGCCCAGGATTCGATGCGGTGCAGCACCGCGCCGGTCCGCACGTCGAGGATGGTGACACGGCGGTCGGTCGATCCCAGCGCGATGCGCGATCCGTCGGGGTGGATGTCGAGCGCGTGACACGCGTTGTATTCCGCGGGATCGGACAGGTCGTAGCGCCAGAGTTCCCTTCCTGTCGCCACGTCGTGGCACGTGGTGTTCTCCCCCCAGGTCGCGAGAACCATGCGGCTTCCGTCGGGAGTGAAGACGATGCCGGAAGCGGGATGATTGTCGAGTTCCACTCGCAGCAGTTCCGCCCCGCTCCGGGCGTCGATCAGCTTGGCAAAACCGAAGATGTGCGGCGGCCGCGCTGCCAGCCGTTCCCACGACACGACTCCCAGCCGCTTCGAATCGGGATGGAATTCCACGCTGTAGATCCCCTGCGAAAACGAAGTGTCGTTGCGCGCCAGCAGTGCGCCCGACGCCGCATCCCAGACGAGCACCGCGTGGTCGCGTCCTCCGGAGGCGAGAAGATGTCCATCGCCGCTGTAGGCCACGGTGCTCACCGAGCCACGGTGGCCGCGCAGCGTCTGCAGCACGCGCAAGTCTGGAAACGAGAGGACGAGGACGGTGCTGTCGGAGGCGGCCGCGGCGAGCCGAGTGCCGGACGGGTGCAGGGCGAGATCCGTCGCGGTGACACCACTGGGCAGCGTCACGCTGGTGTCGCTTTGATCGAGGCGCGCACGAAGGAAACGCCACTCGATGCCGCGGCGGGCGGGCTCTGTCGCATGGAGGTACGCTGCGGCCTCGCTGATTTTGTCGAGTTGGATGAGCGCCTCGGCGGCAGCGATCTGCGTATCGTACAGTCGTTCGGACACATCCTCCGCCCGTTGCGCATATGCTCCGGAGCACAGGACGAAGGCGGAGAGCGCGAGGATGCGTATGCGATGTTTCACGGCAGCTCCTGATGAAAATCTCCGCGCGCAGGACCTGCGCGCGGAAACGGTGTGAGGCATTTCTGGAAAACACGACAATACACATCCGATACTTTGTGTCCAAACAGCACCGGAACCGCACGATTCGGAGGTCGTCCCCGGGGACGAGACACATCACGGGCGCAGCAGACCCATCGCAGAGGCGACAGACCTCGCGCGCATCGACCTGCGCCGTTCCCGGTCGGCAGCGCGCCGCGCGATCAGCGCGCCGCCGATCCGGAACTTCCGCGCAGCATCACGCGGCGCCCGATGTGTTCACCGCAGCGCAGCACCGCGATGTAGGCGCCCGGCGCGGCGGCGCCATCGGCGTGCTGCGCGTCGAAGCGCGCGAAATGCGTGCCCGCCTCCGCCCAGCCGTCGAACACCGACGCGACGCGGCGCCCGAGCAGGTCGTACACGGTGAGCTGCACATATCCCGCGCGCGCGAGCGTGAACGGGATGTCGGTGACGCTCCCGAGCGGATTCGGGCGGTTGGGGCCGAGCACGGCAACGGCGTCACTCTGCGGAACAGCGGAGACATCCGTCCGGTATTTCTCCACGAAGTCGCCCGGTGTGAGATCCCGGCCCGTGAAGCCCGCGTAGTCGGGTGGGTACCGCGTGATGCGGAACACGGAATTGAGTTTCTCACCCAGACGCGCAGGATCGTTGGGCAATGTGTCGCCCTGTGTCAGTATGCCCGATTTCTCAACAGGACAGATGTACTTCCACACAATATCGCCCGCTGTTGTCACCTCGAGGAAGAGGCCCACCGTGCCGGAACACAGCAGCGTGTTGCCGTTGGGCAGCCGG
This Ignavibacteriota bacterium DNA region includes the following protein-coding sequences:
- a CDS encoding T9SS type A sorting domain-containing protein; the encoded protein is MLFLVAFCGMQAQLTTKTTAHGSKPGYIDKATLVVQPHGAYVEQALYLSYGDHGAFGSNPNVEIVHRFRLPANAVVNDLWLWIGDSVMQAIMLDVWKARAIYDSITSSLHDPAFLAKKGDVYELHIFPLISGRVRRIRMNFLVPARYVGSTGSAELPLGMLLDNNAAVKPLEVMFRTVDRSWGTPTISEVPSLVFDTLPDTRGYKFLVTNIPDVTPLKSMTMSFRAALDEGTRLTSASVKKTEQSWFEYGFDPTAIFSPPADTSMKKRLFALDLSGLHDRQYSTFLPELREFLTSATNPRDSIALLVSGAGRVSRARAGWIPTRPSAIDSLVTQFAAGVHGAEIAAQQLPLVEYCDVNSTICWQFPGIENVARVHVSKDIHNALRVPSSDVIASYEHRGSADSLKILLPALLERGGRVVWYIDENHDPRMEEPLLPSVKFTKVYSDAVVPLFRKENGNLGAAFPEVVDHLSRGFITYDTGYGITAELVDTAGRAQVISRRIGSGLIVLSCLWSFRADGALRATVGVPLLGLNSAARGVTMLTTLLSEVRRVHEEEGSDHIYVLSNTDTVYSVQVSSSMAMQYAAEFHRPLPRFTTLNLLRAAAYTPPFITDAGVRYYGSGMLLRSVADALGGRYIAASEYTWPRVCEMVTPSGFADIDSMRLEVAVLGGGGELRVLREVDHVPGDFRKVRYFFGETSAADSLRFTATARLANDPQPRVHQRTVQLTKDSARMNWTIPPMLANEQLRDMFAKKPPLDTAGIVALARKNRLLCDFTAFLALEPNDTLKFMRDPFDETKLTDVLPIEFSSDGDSLAVVVTPNPFRGSTRIAVRAPEGSEVTITLFDMLGRAVRTVSSSPQTSRMQVYTWNGADAQNSPLPAGIYFVHVLARSPFHDAPLSVVRRVVRME
- a CDS encoding WD40 repeat domain-containing protein, which produces MKHRIRILALSAFVLCSGAYAQRAEDVSERLYDTQIAAAEALIQLDKISEAAAYLHATEPARRGIEWRFLRARLDQSDTSVTLPSGVTATDLALHPSGTRLAAAASDSTVLVLSFPDLRVLQTLRGHRGSVSTVAYSGDGHLLASGGRDHAVLVWDAASGALLARNDTSFSQGIYSVEFHPDSKRLGVVSWERLAARPPHIFGFAKLIDARSGAELLRVELDNHPASGIVFTPDGSRMVLATWGENTTCHDVATGRELWRYDLSDPAEYNACHALDIHPDGSRIALGSTDRRVTILDVRTGAVLHRIESWAGHTKTVKCVRFSPDGRRLATTGEDERVLVFDTDGYTRAHALTGHTASATGLAWSRGGDSLLSTSVGGHILLWDLARPFERHREICNFGPWQTPFTEDGRVFLAPCSDTSLVLYDAASGREVKRLGARSGLCGDISSDGRLAVTASFDGVVRLWDLTAGRELRAYAGHKGRVDGVSFVNGDRFLASVGDTTLRIWPVDSDAAPTVRSLSGRPFRVLASPDGSLLYIGFSDGLIQVLEAASLRELRTLRCARALQELAVSADGAHLAVFSGSLVELWDPHAGERRHTLRGHARPGYAVGFSPDGVHLVTGSYDQTVRFWDVRSGRCVLTYHGVPHDVYTAKLLPSGALFLSSGDGHTRYFRTGRED
- a CDS encoding nuclear transport factor 2 family protein, which codes for MADIHPNIALVQKMYECFNNNDMETIKREVFAPDLVWNLPGRHPLSGTKHGADEVLAFFSQLVKANIHVTLDPAKDPATGVDTFGDDTVVEVHRGAGSAKVTDASGKTSEVVLNALNCTHYKIVNGRIAKVQVYISDQHTVDNFFWAVYSLKPIPGRLAD
- a CDS encoding nuclear transport factor 2 family protein is translated as MALITADLVGAAYAALASGDPAQIAQYWAEDLRWLVPGHNQLSGWKNSRDEFVAFMAKVGALSANSFNMQLLALMTADNFSADVTHNTGHRAGEPGRILDIDVIHWLTWRDGMVIEGRGAIFGDGTAQYDAFWA